One region of Chlorobiota bacterium genomic DNA includes:
- a CDS encoding type VI secretion system tube protein Hcp translates to MKTPRNFRTLFAATLALALGFIAHTTAFAASDYFLEIEGAKGKQTIPIEGNSAAITLQDLPAGNYKFTVKQRNGAPVEGSGQVTINVQTADADGDGTAESRKTFVVPHVLEASGTTSNAVKTPRDAASGQATGKRQYEPIRFTKRIDKSSPVLYRLAQPATSMTVQVQYDLATSKKI, encoded by the coding sequence ATGAAGACACCACGCAACTTCCGCACACTGTTCGCAGCAACGCTTGCACTGGCCCTTGGCTTTATCGCCCACACAACCGCCTTCGCCGCCAGCGATTACTTCCTGGAGATCGAGGGGGCGAAAGGGAAGCAGACAATACCGATTGAGGGGAACAGCGCGGCGATCACCTTGCAAGACTTACCCGCCGGAAACTACAAGTTCACCGTCAAGCAGCGGAACGGCGCGCCGGTGGAGGGTTCGGGGCAAGTGACGATTAACGTGCAAACCGCCGACGCAGATGGCGACGGGACCGCCGAATCCCGCAAAACTTTTGTGGTGCCCCACGTGCTGGAGGCATCGGGCACAACCAGCAACGCCGTGAAGACCCCGCGTGATGCTGCCAGCGGCCAGGCCACCGGCAAGCGCCAATACGAGCCGATAAGGTTCACCAAGCGCATTGACAAATCTTCCCCGGTACTCTATCGCCTGGCGCAGCCGGCCACCTCAATGACAGTTCAAGTGCAGTACGATCTGGCGACCAGCAAAAAAATCTAA
- a CDS encoding transporter, with the protein MRVSAALPLNPRLTLAIACSLWIMLPTLLRAGGWTQELGKIYGKITYGTSSANEVYRFDGELKFPTDNPPFTVRDYPLADRSLFLYAEYGLFDDLTLIGNLALKRSIITTPVERIETQGIADVGLAAKYRLWQKDAHVVSATLGVAIPTGYTRDLTPPLGSGNVNLDVAANYGYSFWPLPAYATASAGYRLRPSIFVGNTETATYQDPNYADELFVDAEAGYTIADLVLVHGVARFLTSTRIGTNDFDIQHPPETQQYLKVGGGAIIRLPEGFELGADLLVTPMGKKASNSLDVMIGLAWSGKIIGTTPQ; encoded by the coding sequence ATGAGAGTATCCGCTGCCTTGCCGCTGAATCCTCGGTTGACCCTTGCCATTGCTTGCTCCCTTTGGATTATGCTGCCAACGCTTCTGCGTGCTGGCGGGTGGACCCAGGAGCTGGGAAAGATTTATGGGAAGATCACCTACGGAACGTCGTCCGCCAATGAAGTCTATCGGTTCGATGGTGAGCTGAAATTCCCGACCGACAACCCGCCATTCACCGTCCGCGATTATCCGCTGGCCGACCGCAGCTTGTTCCTGTATGCCGAGTATGGCCTGTTCGATGACTTGACGCTGATTGGCAATCTGGCACTCAAGCGTTCCATCATCACCACGCCGGTGGAGCGGATCGAAACGCAAGGCATTGCCGACGTTGGCCTTGCAGCCAAGTACCGATTGTGGCAGAAGGATGCCCACGTGGTGTCGGCCACGTTGGGGGTGGCAATCCCCACCGGCTACACCCGCGACCTTACGCCGCCGCTTGGTTCGGGGAATGTGAACCTTGATGTTGCCGCCAACTACGGCTATTCGTTCTGGCCTCTTCCGGCCTACGCCACCGCTTCGGCGGGCTACCGGTTGCGCCCGTCAATTTTTGTTGGCAACACCGAAACCGCCACCTACCAGGACCCCAATTACGCCGATGAATTGTTCGTGGATGCCGAAGCTGGCTACACCATTGCCGACCTTGTGCTGGTCCATGGCGTGGCCCGATTCCTCACCTCCACCCGAATCGGCACCAACGACTTCGATATCCAACATCCCCCCGAGACTCAGCAATATCTAAAGGTGGGGGGCGGGGCAATCATCCGGCTGCCGGAAGGCTTCGAGCTGGGCGCGGACCTGCTGGTGACACCAATGGGGAAGAAAGCCAGCAACAGCCTTGACGTGATGATTGGCCTGGCTTGGAGCGGGAAGATTATTGGAACCACCCCCCAATAA
- a CDS encoding molybdopterin-dependent oxidoreductase, translating into MLDRRTFLKIGGVGIAGVVLVPLLDGCEQHTVTPLTAPELVPFLTPQAQLFVQHGGEGSIPTWTMPDIKQEEWKLEIGRQLGATFSNNLTITFADLMQAKADGAEITFLKTMQCILESPLRVSATGYTGNAYWTGIPLKHFLDKAGIDYNLNRRILLYGADKPSDGSRQFGFINNLTVDRIINGESQGLFPPILAYAMNGEPLTREHGFPVRLIVHEMYGFSNVKWLVRASATQAPQDTGTYQLEGYTERVIQASSRGTSVREGVSIPRGETVIRGFAISGHAAISTVEISIDGGPFAPATITPLAEIQDQESLPPSIQQLSKGTAYPYQGVWTPWTFRWDAPGGTHTIAIRATDAAGNTQPDPDDSISDGQNGVVKYKVTVS; encoded by the coding sequence ATGCTTGACCGGAGAACATTCTTAAAAATTGGCGGCGTTGGGATTGCTGGCGTTGTGCTGGTTCCGCTCCTTGATGGCTGCGAACAGCACACCGTAACGCCACTAACCGCACCTGAGTTGGTCCCATTCCTGACACCGCAAGCCCAGCTGTTTGTGCAGCATGGTGGCGAAGGAAGCATCCCCACTTGGACGATGCCCGACATCAAGCAAGAGGAGTGGAAGTTGGAGATTGGGCGGCAGTTAGGGGCAACGTTCTCCAACAACCTCACCATCACCTTTGCCGATTTGATGCAGGCAAAGGCCGACGGGGCGGAGATCACCTTCCTGAAGACGATGCAGTGCATTTTGGAAAGCCCGCTGCGGGTGTCGGCAACCGGCTACACCGGCAACGCCTACTGGACCGGAATCCCACTGAAGCACTTCCTTGATAAGGCCGGGATTGATTACAACCTCAATCGCCGCATCCTTCTGTACGGAGCCGATAAGCCCTCCGACGGGTCGCGCCAGTTCGGCTTTATCAACAACCTGACGGTTGACCGAATCATCAACGGCGAGTCGCAAGGGCTTTTCCCGCCAATCTTGGCCTACGCCATGAACGGCGAACCGCTCACCCGCGAACACGGCTTCCCGGTGCGGCTGATTGTCCATGAGATGTACGGCTTCAGCAACGTGAAATGGCTGGTACGGGCCTCGGCCACACAAGCCCCGCAGGACACCGGGACCTATCAGCTGGAAGGCTACACCGAGCGGGTGATCCAGGCCAGCAGCCGCGGCACGTCGGTCCGTGAAGGGGTTTCCATTCCCCGTGGCGAGACGGTGATTCGGGGCTTTGCAATCAGCGGCCACGCGGCGATTTCCACCGTGGAGATCAGCATTGACGGCGGCCCTTTTGCGCCGGCCACCATTACCCCGCTGGCCGAGATTCAGGACCAAGAAAGCCTTCCCCCTTCCATCCAGCAGCTATCGAAAGGAACGGCCTATCCGTACCAGGGCGTTTGGACCCCGTGGACCTTCCGGTGGGACGCGCCCGGGGGAACGCACACCATTGCAATCCGCGCCACCGATGCCGCCGGCAACACCCAGCCGGACCCCGACGACAGCATCAGCGATGGCCAAAACGGTGTGGTGAAGTATAAAGTGACCGTCAGCTAA
- a CDS encoding c-type cytochrome, whose translation MIQSFWKTIAFALLLLAVGCDALDPAPEATITKVGGDPPLEQTGKALYERNCANCHGLDGISVSPDVTQMKGWTSTSTGTFGKLDTTMTQGPSGMPRFDTLDTEARMKIYEHMKTL comes from the coding sequence ATGATTCAATCATTCTGGAAAACAATCGCCTTCGCGCTGCTCCTTCTTGCCGTTGGTTGCGACGCGCTGGACCCCGCGCCGGAAGCCACCATCACCAAAGTTGGGGGCGATCCGCCGCTGGAGCAAACGGGCAAAGCGTTGTACGAACGCAACTGCGCCAACTGCCACGGGCTGGATGGAATCTCCGTCTCCCCAGATGTCACCCAGATGAAAGGGTGGACCAGCACCTCCACCGGCACGTTCGGGAAACTTGACACGACCATGACCCAAGGCCCCAGCGGAATGCCACGGTTCGACACGCTGGACACCGAAGCGCGAATGAAAATTTATGAGCACATGAAAACCTTGTAG
- a CDS encoding bifunctional homocysteine S-methyltransferase/methylenetetrahydrofolate reductase gives MGNLCQHCFPPSHHYFSPQSFFHFSCRTALNRSFQQRLADGPILMDGSIESTLRARGHREHPVELYNLKNPFLIEKLHREFLEAGAEIIQSNTAGANALTLAAHGLHDKVYEINRKGVWQARQAAVGRAYVAGVVGPVGKFLAPIGKLHHEDVREAAMAQLHALLDGGCDLLLLKSFIEIEELEIVLEAARHISADIPIIAHKTFPEDAAVLATEFPRQIAARIARHGVAAIGSNGTVGPNRMLAIVRSLAGVGELHGGIHLSAQPDIGIPTLVDGQPVYNATIEYVANSVKSLVEHGVTVVGADGGALPEHIRAIREAIDGLPVGKPEIKVKKKKEPQDQGNAANQQGSRFHQSLGRKFLVTVELDVPRGVEMEHLFESAEYLHQHGIDAVNISDGARARLRMSSITISHLIAQRTGMECITHLSCRDRNMVGLQAELLGAHALGLRNILAVTGDPTHIGDYPYATSVYDVDSVGLIRTLTRMNGGEDLMGNPVGSGGTNFMVACAVNPMAFDIEREIERLERKVAEGAHVAFTQPMFEAATVRQLLSRTEHLNIPIMVGVMPLRSALHAEFLHHELPGMFIPEAIQQRMKGAAQPLEEGVEIAVEFLQSIADVRERIAGMYIMPPGKRFDMIVEILRRMQG, from the coding sequence GTGGGGAACTTGTGCCAGCATTGTTTTCCCCCTTCGCACCACTATTTTTCGCCGCAATCGTTCTTCCATTTTAGCTGCCGAACCGCTCTGAACCGCTCATTTCAACAACGCCTTGCCGATGGTCCCATCTTGATGGATGGCTCCATCGAATCCACGCTTCGCGCCCGCGGCCACCGCGAGCACCCGGTGGAACTCTACAACCTGAAGAACCCGTTCCTGATCGAGAAGCTCCACCGCGAATTTCTGGAGGCGGGGGCGGAGATTATCCAAAGCAACACCGCCGGCGCAAACGCCCTGACGCTGGCGGCGCACGGCCTGCACGACAAGGTCTATGAGATCAACCGGAAAGGTGTGTGGCAGGCGCGGCAGGCGGCGGTTGGCCGGGCGTACGTTGCCGGGGTGGTGGGGCCGGTGGGGAAGTTCCTTGCTCCGATTGGCAAGCTCCATCACGAGGATGTTCGCGAGGCCGCAATGGCCCAGCTTCACGCACTGCTGGACGGCGGTTGCGACCTGCTTCTGCTGAAATCATTCATCGAGATTGAGGAGCTGGAGATTGTGTTGGAAGCGGCGCGCCATATCTCCGCCGATATTCCGATCATCGCCCACAAAACCTTCCCCGAGGATGCTGCAGTGCTGGCCACCGAGTTCCCGCGCCAGATTGCTGCACGAATCGCACGGCACGGCGTTGCCGCCATTGGGTCCAACGGAACCGTTGGGCCAAACCGGATGCTTGCCATTGTCCGCTCGCTTGCTGGCGTGGGTGAGCTTCACGGGGGGATTCATCTTTCGGCGCAGCCAGACATTGGGATACCAACGCTGGTGGATGGCCAACCGGTGTACAACGCCACGATTGAGTACGTTGCCAACTCCGTCAAATCGTTGGTGGAGCATGGCGTGACGGTGGTGGGGGCCGACGGCGGCGCGTTGCCCGAGCATATCCGCGCCATCCGCGAAGCGATTGATGGATTGCCGGTGGGGAAGCCGGAAATAAAAGTGAAAAAAAAGAAGGAGCCGCAGGATCAGGGGAACGCCGCCAACCAGCAGGGAAGCCGCTTCCACCAATCGCTTGGCCGGAAGTTCCTGGTCACTGTGGAGCTTGACGTGCCGCGTGGTGTGGAGATGGAGCATCTGTTCGAGTCCGCCGAATACCTGCACCAGCATGGGATTGATGCCGTCAACATCAGCGACGGCGCGCGGGCGCGGCTTCGGATGAGTTCCATCACCATCAGCCACCTTATCGCCCAGCGGACCGGGATGGAGTGCATCACCCACCTTTCCTGCCGCGACCGCAACATGGTGGGGTTGCAGGCGGAGCTGCTGGGGGCGCACGCGCTTGGCTTGCGGAACATCCTTGCCGTCACGGGGGACCCCACCCACATTGGCGATTACCCCTATGCCACTTCGGTCTATGATGTTGATTCGGTTGGATTGATCCGCACGCTTACCCGCATGAACGGCGGCGAGGATTTGATGGGGAACCCGGTGGGAAGTGGCGGAACGAACTTCATGGTTGCCTGCGCGGTGAACCCAATGGCGTTCGACATTGAACGGGAGATTGAGCGGTTGGAACGCAAGGTGGCCGAGGGGGCGCACGTGGCCTTCACGCAGCCGATGTTCGAGGCCGCCACCGTGCGCCAGCTGCTTTCCCGAACCGAGCATCTGAACATCCCGATCATGGTTGGAGTGATGCCGTTACGGAGCGCGCTTCATGCCGAATTTTTGCACCACGAACTTCCTGGAATGTTCATCCCCGAGGCGATTCAGCAGCGGATGAAAGGGGCGGCGCAACCGTTGGAGGAAGGGGTGGAGATTGCTGTGGAATTCCTGCAAAGCATCGCCGACGTTCGGGAGCGGATCGCGGGGATGTATATCATGCCCCCGGGGAAGCGGTTCGACATGATCGTGGAGATTCTGCGGCGGATGCAGGGCTAA
- a CDS encoding acetaldehyde dehydrogenase (acetylating), which translates to MASTVAIIGSGNIGTDLMVKILRNAKHLRMGVFVGIDPNSDGLRRAQNMGVATTHEGIDGLVNHPLFPEIDLVFDATSARAHLHHAEVLQKHGKRVVDLTPAAIGPYVIPVANLQEHINAPNVNMVTCGGQATIPIVWAVSQVAAVEYGEIVASIASKSAGPGTRANIDEFTQTTARAIELIGGAKRGKAIIILNPAEPPLIMRDTVYTFCAPASQERIAESIANVVARVAEYVPGYRLLKPPIFDEVNVTIPGVGPFSGLKVTCLLEVEGAGHYLPNYAGNLDIMTSAALRMGEEMARNAASVGG; encoded by the coding sequence ATGGCTTCAACTGTCGCGATCATCGGTTCTGGGAACATTGGGACCGACCTTATGGTGAAAATTCTTCGGAACGCCAAGCACCTTCGCATGGGGGTGTTTGTGGGGATTGACCCCAATTCCGACGGGTTGCGCCGCGCCCAAAACATGGGGGTGGCCACCACCCACGAAGGGATTGATGGATTGGTGAACCATCCGCTGTTTCCAGAGATTGACCTTGTGTTCGACGCCACCTCCGCCAGGGCGCATCTGCACCACGCGGAGGTTCTGCAGAAGCATGGGAAACGTGTGGTGGATTTAACCCCGGCAGCCATTGGCCCCTACGTGATACCGGTGGCGAACTTGCAGGAGCATATCAACGCCCCAAACGTGAACATGGTGACGTGTGGCGGCCAAGCAACCATTCCGATTGTGTGGGCCGTAAGCCAGGTGGCAGCGGTGGAGTATGGTGAGATTGTGGCATCCATCGCCAGCAAGTCCGCCGGGCCGGGAACCCGCGCCAACATTGATGAATTCACCCAAACCACCGCGCGCGCCATCGAGCTGATTGGCGGGGCAAAACGGGGGAAAGCCATCATCATCCTGAACCCTGCCGAGCCGCCCCTGATCATGCGCGACACCGTTTATACTTTTTGCGCCCCCGCCAGCCAGGAAAGGATTGCCGAATCCATTGCCAACGTTGTTGCGCGGGTTGCGGAGTACGTCCCTGGCTACCGTTTGCTAAAGCCCCCAATCTTTGACGAAGTGAACGTCACCATCCCCGGCGTTGGCCCCTTCAGCGGGCTGAAAGTTACCTGCTTGTTGGAGGTGGAAGGGGCGGGCCACTACCTTCCGAACTACGCCGGGAACTTGGATATTATGACCAGCGCGGCACTCCGAATGGGGGAAGAAATGGCAAGGAACGCCGCAAGCGTTGGGGGATAA
- a CDS encoding fumarylacetoacetate hydrolase family protein, translating into MNNTDLAAILWDAQFSGTPCQPLTQLRPALTLQDAYAIQQINLDRRMNERGLFGKRARMVGKKIGITSRAVQNWLNVSEPDFGGLLDDMAVPNAGRADITKLLQPRVEGEIAFVLKKCLVGPGITPAQVVEATDCVLPAIEIIDSRVKDWQITIQDTVADNASSGMFVLGPQPALLRQIDLRTIGMTLRKNGHVASTGAGAACMGDPVNAVAWLANRLGEFGQQLSAGQVILSGALGPVQPVVSGDWITVHVGRLSEVAVTF; encoded by the coding sequence ATGAACAACACCGACCTTGCCGCAATCCTGTGGGATGCGCAGTTTTCCGGAACCCCGTGCCAGCCGCTTACTCAGCTTCGGCCCGCGCTGACGTTGCAGGATGCCTATGCAATCCAGCAAATCAACCTGGACCGCAGGATGAACGAGCGGGGGCTGTTCGGGAAACGGGCGCGGATGGTCGGCAAAAAAATTGGCATCACCAGCCGCGCCGTCCAGAATTGGCTGAACGTTAGCGAGCCAGATTTTGGGGGATTGTTGGACGACATGGCGGTCCCAAACGCTGGCCGCGCCGACATCACCAAACTGCTGCAACCACGGGTGGAGGGTGAGATTGCGTTCGTTCTGAAAAAATGCCTTGTTGGCCCAGGCATCACCCCGGCGCAGGTGGTTGAAGCCACCGACTGCGTTCTGCCAGCCATCGAGATCATTGACTCGCGGGTGAAAGATTGGCAGATCACCATCCAGGACACCGTTGCCGACAACGCCAGCAGCGGAATGTTCGTGCTTGGCCCGCAGCCCGCATTGCTTCGCCAGATAGACCTGCGAACCATTGGAATGACCCTTCGGAAAAATGGGCACGTGGCCTCCACCGGAGCCGGAGCGGCCTGCATGGGGGACCCGGTGAACGCGGTTGCATGGCTGGCCAATCGGCTTGGGGAATTCGGCCAGCAGCTTTCGGCGGGGCAAGTGATTCTTTCCGGCGCGCTTGGCCCGGTCCAGCCGGTGGTTTCCGGCGATTGGATCACCGTCCACGTTGGCCGCCTGAGCGAAGTCGCCGTGACGTTTTAA